In one window of Blastocatellia bacterium DNA:
- a CDS encoding MOSC domain-containing protein gives MSMSHKGLLLGIATRPVRHAPMEEAVAARITVETGVNSDARGQPGRRQATVITRHAWEAACLELGVADLPWTTRRANLFVDGIDLRNKIGYDLTIGDAVLTISGETRPCKVMEQAYPGLKAALTPEWRGGVICRVRRSGDVTVGCEVVLTRNVVRQLTSVSSHHARRFLKQGRALLGGWARKLGWKRPRQASYSEHQ, from the coding sequence ATGTCTATGAGCCACAAAGGACTACTTCTCGGTATCGCCACGCGGCCGGTTCGTCATGCACCGATGGAGGAGGCCGTGGCCGCCCGAATCACGGTAGAAACGGGCGTGAACAGCGACGCTCGAGGGCAACCTGGGCGGAGACAGGCTACCGTCATTACCCGCCATGCCTGGGAAGCGGCCTGCTTGGAGCTTGGCGTAGCCGATCTGCCGTGGACGACCAGGCGCGCCAATCTCTTCGTTGATGGCATCGATCTCCGAAATAAGATCGGATACGACTTGACAATTGGGGACGCTGTTTTGACAATTAGCGGTGAAACACGCCCTTGTAAAGTGATGGAGCAAGCCTATCCCGGGCTCAAGGCGGCACTGACACCGGAATGGCGCGGAGGAGTCATATGCCGCGTGAGGCGGTCCGGCGACGTCACAGTAGGCTGCGAAGTGGTTTTGACCCGAAACGTAGTGCGCCAGTTAACCAGCGTTTCTTCACATCACGCCCGACGGTTTCTGAAGCAAGGTCGCGCCCTGCTTGGTGGCTGGGCACGAAAACTCGGGTGGAAGAGGCCAAGGCAAGCGTCATATTCCGAACATCAATAA
- a CDS encoding phosphopantetheine-binding protein, with translation MNEAITDLVCEVYRRVLGIEMVRPGDDFFGDLGGDSLALAEAVSCIYDLLNVDIMEAMTTSTSPSSLALFIAPRLQQARGQLRRQPSTSVASQSLVQAAKRVRELADMNVDEVAPG, from the coding sequence TTGAACGAGGCGATCACCGACCTTGTGTGCGAAGTGTATCGGCGCGTGCTTGGTATCGAGATGGTGCGGCCCGGAGATGATTTCTTCGGCGACCTCGGCGGCGATTCGCTGGCGTTGGCCGAAGCCGTCTCGTGTATCTACGACCTCCTGAATGTCGACATCATGGAGGCGATGACGACGAGCACGAGCCCGTCGAGCCTCGCGCTGTTCATCGCTCCGCGTTTGCAGCAGGCCAGGGGGCAGCTGCGGCGGCAGCCGTCGACATCAGTCGCGTCGCAGTCGCTGGTGCAGGCGGCGAAGCGGGTCCGAGAACTCGCCGACATGAACGTTGATGAAGTCGCACCTGGGTAG
- a CDS encoding nuclear transport factor 2 family protein, producing MTKPMMEFAEEWIAAWNSHDLDRILSHYAADVVFTSPRAAARLPHTRGTVRGIEQLREYWAPLAEVRPHLKFTLEGVLETVGGCTILYRDETGLLVAETMLIEAGGKVVQGIVSHAAHPFTIRKDKPC from the coding sequence GTGACGAAACCGATGATGGAGTTCGCTGAGGAATGGATCGCGGCTTGGAACAGCCATGATCTCGACAGGATTTTGAGTCATTACGCGGCGGACGTCGTGTTCACTTCGCCGCGGGCGGCGGCCCGGCTTCCGCACACGCGGGGAACGGTCCGCGGCATCGAGCAGCTGCGCGAGTATTGGGCACCGCTCGCGGAGGTCAGACCTCATCTGAAGTTCACGCTGGAAGGGGTGCTGGAGACCGTCGGCGGCTGTACCATCCTGTACCGGGACGAGACCGGTCTCCTCGTTGCGGAGACAATGTTGATCGAAGCGGGGGGCAAGGTAGTCCAAGGGATTGTGAGTCATGCCGCCCACCCCTTCACAATAAGGAAGGACAAACCGTGTTGA
- a CDS encoding fatty acyl-AMP ligase: protein MKTIVDLLEYRATTRPDQVAYRFSADGMLGPHGEQDDGELSYAQVLEHARAVAGRLLRLDPPPRQAVLVYPTGLDFVVAFFGCLIAGVAAVPAMPPLGRPERAILRLKAITEDAQATVGLSTRPLIDLIASLWAPRHGWLATNEIALSGSLSPPARPTAADLAIIQYTSGSTSLPKGVMVRHSEALAQVQRVHRSIPDADDSWVFVNWMPMFHDGGLVGGILLPLEIGITSVLMAPEAFTTNPYRWLKLISEQPATFSGSPNFGYELCMRKVTEKQRRSLDLSSWVLAINSGEPVRWSTLASFAAMFRESGFNPGAFVPAYGLAEATLLVTMRRRNSAKDELPIAMRVMAGDLEAGRIVPAGPAEQGASAESARSTVIVGCGEPVDAQQVAIVNPVTHTRTRPGVVGEIWLAGPSVAGGYWKGGGDEQFGFTLEGSAERYLRTGDLGFMSGGVLYPTGRIKDMIIVRGRNLYPHDIERVVELAHPRLRRGCGAAFGIPVDGTEEIAVVFEVDERSPVDHQERAEVFAAMRQAVADECDVMPMALGLIKRRTLPKTSSGKIQRLTCKAKFLGGALELVAEWRHPRFQACMPTEVMVP from the coding sequence GCGCCGTCGCAGGTCGGTTGCTCAGACTCGATCCACCGCCTCGCCAGGCCGTCCTCGTCTATCCGACGGGGCTCGACTTCGTCGTCGCGTTCTTCGGCTGCCTCATCGCCGGCGTTGCGGCGGTGCCGGCGATGCCTCCGCTTGGCCGGCCGGAGCGTGCGATACTGCGGTTGAAGGCGATCACGGAAGACGCGCAGGCCACGGTCGGACTCTCGACTCGGCCGTTGATAGATCTGATCGCGTCATTGTGGGCGCCGCGGCACGGCTGGTTGGCGACCAACGAGATCGCTTTATCGGGCTCGCTGTCGCCGCCGGCTCGCCCGACCGCTGCCGACCTGGCCATCATCCAATACACCTCAGGCTCGACCAGCCTGCCGAAAGGCGTGATGGTGCGGCACTCGGAAGCGCTCGCGCAGGTGCAGCGGGTGCACCGCAGCATTCCCGATGCCGATGACTCGTGGGTCTTCGTGAATTGGATGCCGATGTTTCACGACGGCGGCCTCGTTGGCGGAATCCTGCTGCCGTTGGAGATCGGCATCACGTCGGTGCTCATGGCACCCGAGGCCTTCACGACGAACCCGTATCGCTGGCTCAAGCTGATCTCGGAGCAGCCGGCGACGTTCAGCGGGAGCCCCAACTTCGGTTACGAGTTGTGCATGCGCAAAGTCACAGAGAAGCAGCGCCGGTCCCTTGACCTCAGTTCCTGGGTGCTCGCGATCAACTCTGGTGAGCCGGTCCGCTGGTCGACGCTTGCCAGTTTCGCCGCGATGTTCCGTGAATCCGGGTTCAATCCGGGCGCGTTCGTCCCAGCGTACGGACTCGCCGAAGCGACGCTGCTGGTAACGATGCGGCGCCGGAACTCCGCAAAGGACGAGCTCCCAATCGCTATGCGCGTGATGGCCGGCGATCTGGAGGCTGGTCGAATCGTTCCGGCAGGACCGGCGGAGCAGGGGGCGTCGGCGGAAAGCGCGCGCTCCACCGTGATCGTGGGGTGCGGCGAACCGGTCGACGCCCAGCAGGTGGCAATCGTCAACCCGGTGACCCACACGCGGACGCGACCCGGTGTGGTTGGCGAGATCTGGCTGGCCGGCCCGAGTGTCGCGGGCGGGTACTGGAAGGGCGGTGGAGACGAACAGTTCGGATTCACACTGGAAGGCTCGGCGGAGCGGTACCTGCGAACCGGGGATCTCGGTTTCATGTCCGGCGGGGTGTTGTACCCGACCGGGCGGATCAAGGACATGATCATCGTTCGGGGGCGGAATCTGTACCCGCACGACATCGAACGCGTGGTCGAGCTCGCGCATCCGCGGCTTCGACGCGGCTGCGGCGCCGCATTCGGCATCCCGGTCGATGGCACTGAGGAGATCGCCGTCGTCTTCGAAGTCGACGAGAGGTCGCCGGTCGACCACCAGGAACGCGCGGAGGTGTTCGCCGCGATGAGGCAGGCGGTCGCTGACGAGTGCGACGTCATGCCGATGGCGTTAGGCCTCATCAAGAGAAGAACTCTGCCGAAGACTTCCAGCGGGAAGATCCAGCGGTTGACGTGCAAGGCGAAGTTCCTGGGCGGAGCACTGGAGCTTGTGGCCGAGTGGCGCCACCCGCGATTTCAAGCCTGCATGCCAACCGAGGTGATGGTTCCGTGA